The Penaeus monodon isolate SGIC_2016 chromosome 13, NSTDA_Pmon_1, whole genome shotgun sequence genome contains a region encoding:
- the LOC119580420 gene encoding uncharacterized protein LOC119580420 — MKSFIFCAILCVVVADTHNGFGSNGNGFGAPPPSNGYAPPSNTYGTPNGAYGVDPEIAALAENIPGGGVPGEDYPILASVPDTGFSCDAQAVQGYYADTAPAAGCQVFHICQDRALRRQQDSFLCPNGTIFNQQYLVCDWWFNVDCSQAESFYSVNELIGVIPDAGYAYAAATNGLTIGNGNGYGNGRK; from the exons ATGAAGTCTTTCATCTTCTGTG cTATTCTCTGCGTCGTTGTGGCAGACACTCACAATGGCTTCGGAAGCAATGGTAATGGCTTCGGAGCGCCTCCTCCCAGCAATGGGTATGCGCCCCCAAGTAATACCTATGGCACGCCCAACGGCGCCTACGGAGTAGACCCTGAGATTGCTGCTTTGGCTGAGAACATTCCTGGAGGCGGCGTCCCCGGCGAGGACTATCCCATCTTGGCTTCCGTGCCCGACACCGGCTTCTCGTGCGATGCCCAGGCGGTGCAAGGTTATTACGCCGACACTGCGCCTGCAGCCGGCTGCCAGGTGTTCCATATCTGCCAGGACCGTGCCCTCAGGCGCCAGCAGGACTCCTTCCTGTGCCCCAACGGTAccatcttcaaccagcagtacctggtatgtgactggtggttcaacgtggactgtTCTCAAGCTGAGAGCTTCTACTCCGTCAACGAACTCATCGGAGTCATTCCCGACGCCGGATATGCTTATGCTGCCGCCACCAATGGTCTTACCATTGGCAATGGCAACGGATatggaaatggaaggaaatga
- the LOC119580423 gene encoding uncharacterized protein LOC119580423, translated as MKSFIFSAIVCIVAADSRYGSNGNGNGFGAPRPPSNGYAPPSNTYGTPYGVDPEIAALAENIPGGGVPGEDYPILASVPDTGFSCDAQAVQGYYADTAAEAGCQVFHICQDRALRRQQDSFLCPNGTIFNQQYLVCEWWFNVDCSQAESFYSVNELIGVVPNAGYAYAAATNGISLNGNGFGSNGKGRNGNGNGRNGNGGNNGNQYGAPAAPSNSYGSPF; from the exons ATGAAGTCCTTTATATTTTCTG CTATTGTCTGCATTGTCGCGGCAGACAGTCGTTACGGATCCAATGGAAATGGTAACGGCTTCGGAGCTCCTCGTCCTCCCAGCAATGGGTATGCGCCCCCAAGTAACACATATGGCACGCCCTACGGAGTAGATCCCGAGATTGCTGCTTTGGCCGAGAACATTCCTGGGGGTGGCGTCCCCGGCGAGGACTACCCCATCTTGGCTTCTGTGCCCGACACTGGCTTCTCCTGTGATGCTCAGGCGGTGCAAGGTTATTACGCCGACACTGCAGCTGAAGCCGGCTGCCAGGTGTTCCATATCTGCCAGGACCGTGCCCTCAGGCGCCAACAGGACTCCTTCCTGTGCCCCAACGGTAccatcttcaaccagcagtacctggtatgtgaatggtggttcaacgtggactgtTCTCAAGCTGAGAGCTTCTACTCCGTCAACGAACTCATCGGAGTCGTTCCCAACGCCGGTTATGCTTATGCTGCCGCCACCAACGGCATCTCCCTTAATGGCAATGGATTTGGCTCAAATGGCAAGGGCAGGAATGGAAACGGTAACGGAAGAAACGGCAACGGAGGCAACAACGGCAACCAATATGGCGCTCCAGCAGCTCCTTCCAACTCGTACGGTTCCCCTTTCTAA
- the LOC119579980 gene encoding uncharacterized protein LOC119579980 — protein MVFRLSCCNGNRLGSEGLNATGSNVIALHLNLLHVSPVPVGIIFARVFGRFERSYDTFLFSTAVLCVVVADNHNGFGGNGNGFGAPPPSNGYAPPSNTYGTPNGAYGVDPEIAALAENIPGGGVPGEDYPILASVPDTGFSCDAQAVQGYYADTQAGCQVFHICQDRALRRQQDSFLCPNGTIFNQQYLVCDWWFNVDCSQAESFYSVNELIGVVPDAGYAYAAATNGLAIGNGNGYGNGRK, from the exons ATGGTATTTCGTCTGTCATGTTGCAATGGTAACAGACTAGGTTCCGAGGGTCTAAATGCAACTGGCTCTAATGTCATTGCTCTTCACTTGAACCTGCTTCACGTTTCCCCAGTTCCTGTGGGTATTATCTTTGCCCGTGTATTTGGTAGATTTGAAA GATCATACGACACTTTTTTGTTTTCAACAGCTGTTCTCTGCGTCGTTGTGGCGGACAATCACAATGGCTTCGGAGGCAACGGCAACGGCTTCGGAGCGCCTCCTCCCAGCAATGGCTATGCGCCCCCAAGTAACACATATGGCACGCCCAATGGAGCCTACGGAGTAGACCCTGAGATTGCTGCTTTGGCTGAGAACATTCCCGGGGGCGGTGTCCCCGGCGAGGACTACCCCATTTTGGCTTCCGTGCCCGACACCGGCTTCTCGTGCGATGCCCAGGCGGTGCAAGGTTATTACGCCGACACTCAAGCTGGCTGCCAGGTGTTCCATATCTGCCAGGACCGTGCCCTCAGGCGCCAACAGGACTCCTTCCTGTGCCCCAACGGTAccatcttcaaccagcagtacctggtatgtgactggtggttcaacgtggactgtTCTCAAGCTGAGAGCTTCTACTCCGTCAACGAACTCATCGGAGTCGTTCCCGACGCCGGATATGCTTATGCTGCTGCCACCAATGGTCTTGCCATTGGCAACGGCAACGGATatggaaatggaaggaaataa
- the LOC119580505 gene encoding uncharacterized protein LOC119580505, whose translation MYSLVLSAVLCVVVADTHNGFGAPSPPSNGYAPPSNTYGTPNGGYGVDPEIAALAENIPGGGVPGEDYPILASVPDTGFSCDAQAVQGYYADTQAGCQVFHICQDRALRRQQDSFLCPNGTIFNQQYLVCDWWFNVDCSQAENFYSVNELIGVVPDAGYAYAAATNGLAIGSGNGYANGKK comes from the exons ATGTATTCTCTTGTCTTGTCTG CTGTTCTCTGCGTCGTTGTGGCGGACACTCACAATGGCTTCGGAGCGCCCTCTCCTCCCAGCAACGGCTATGCGCCCCCAAGTAACACATATGGCACACCCAACGGTGGCTACGGAGTAGACCCTGAGATTGCCGCTTTGGCTGAGAACATTCCCGGGGGCGGTGTCCCCGGCGAGGACTACCCCATCTTGGCTTCCGTGCCCGACACCGGCTTCTCGTGTGATGCCCAGGCGGTGCAAGGTTATTACGCCGACACTCAAGCCGGCTGCCAGGTGTTCCATATCTGCCAGGACCGCGCCCTCAGGCGCCAACAGGACTCCTTCCTGTGCCCCAACGGTAccatcttcaaccagcagtacctggtatgtgactggtggttcaacgtggactgtTCTCAAGCTGAGAACTTCTACTCCGTCAACGAACTCATCGGAGTCGTTCCCGACGCCGGTTATGCTTATGCTGCTGCCACCAATGGTCTTGCCATTGGCAGCGGCAACGGATATGCAaatggaaagaaatga
- the LOC119580421 gene encoding uncharacterized protein LOC119580421 produces the protein MKSFIFSAILCVVVADNHNGFGGNGNGFGAPPPSNGYAPPSNTYGTPNGAYGVDPEIAALAENIPGGGVPGEDYPILASVPDTGFSCDAQAVQGYYADTQTGCQVFHICQDRALRRQQDSFLCPNGTIFNQQYLVCDWWFNVDCSQAESFYSVNELIGVVPDAGYAYAAATNGLPIGNGNGYGNGRK, from the exons ATGAAGTCTTTTATATTTTCTG CTATTCTCTGCGTCGTTGTGGCGGACAATCACAATGGCTTCGGAGGCAATGGTAACGGCTTCGGAGCGCCTCCTCCCAGCAACGGCTATGCGCCCCCAAGTAACACATATGGCACGCCCAATGGAGCCTATGGAGTAGACCCTGAGATTGCTGCTTTGGCTGAGAACATTCCCGGGGGCGGTGTCCCCGGCGAGGACTACCCCATTTTGGCTTCCGTGCCCGACACAGGCTTCTCTTGCGATGCCCAGGCGGTGCAAGGTTATTACGCCGACACTCAAACTGGCTGCCAGGTGTTCCATATCTGCCAGGACCGTGCCCTCAGGCGCCAACAGGACTCCTTCCTGTGCCCCAACGGTACAatcttcaaccagcagtacctggtatgtgactggtggttcaacgtggactgtTCTCAAGCTGAGAGCTTCTACTCCGTCAACGAACTCATCGGAGTCGTTCCCGACGCCGGATATGCTTATGCTGCTGCCACCAATGGTCTTCCCATTGGAAATGGCAACGGATatggaaatggaaggaaataa
- the LOC119580424 gene encoding uncharacterized protein LOC119580424 translates to MKSFIFSTIVCIVVADSRYGSNGNGNGFGAPRPPSNGYAPPSNTYGTPYGVDPEIAALAENIPGGGVPGEDYPILASVPDTGFSCDAVAVQGYYADTAAEAGCQVFHICQDRALRRQQDSFLCPNGTIFNQQYLVCDWWFNVDCSQAENFYSVNELIGVVPNAGYAYAAATNGISLNGNGFGSNGKGRNGNGNGRNGNGGNNGNQYGAPAAPSNAYGSSF, encoded by the exons ATGAAGTCTTTTATATTTTCTA CTATCGTCTGCATTGTTGTGGCAGACAGTCGTTACGGATCCAATGGAAATGGTAACGGCTTCGGAGCTCCTCGTCCTCCCAGCAATGGGTATGCGCCCCCAAGTAACACATATGGCACGCCCTACGGAGTAGACCCTGAGATTGCTGCTTTGGCCGAGAACATTCCCGGGGGCGGCGTCCCCGGCGAGGACTACCCCATCTTGGCTTCTGTGCCCGACACCGGCTTTTCCTGTGATGCCGTAGCGGTGCAAGGTTATTATGCCGACACTGCGGCTGAAGCCGGCTGCCAGGTGTTCCATATCTGCCAGGACCGTGCCCTCAGGCGCCAGCAGGACTCCTTCCTGTGCCCCAACGGTAccatcttcaaccagcagtacctggtatgtgactggtggttcaacgtggactgtTCTCAAGCTGAGAACTTCTACTCCGTCAACGAACTCATTGGAGTCGTTCCCAACGCCGGTTATGCTTATGCTGCCGCCACCAATGGCATCTCCCTTAATGGCAATGGATTTGGCTCAAATGGCAAGGGCAGGAATGGAAACGGCAACGGAAGAAACGGCAATGGAGGCAACAACGGCAACCAATATGGCGCTCCAGCAGCTCCTTCCAACGCTTACGGTTCCTCTTTCTAA
- the LOC119580425 gene encoding uncharacterized protein LOC119580425: MKSFIFSTIVYIVVADSRYGSNGNGNGFGAPRPPSNGYAPPSNTYGTPYGVDPEIAALAENIPGGGVPGEDYPILASVPDTGFSCDAVAVQGYYADTAAEAGCQVFHICQDRALRRQQDSFLCPNGTIFNQQYLVCEWWFNVDCSQAESFYSVNELIGVVPNAGYAYAAATNGISLNGNGFGSNGKGRNGNGNGRNGNGGNNGNQYGAPAAPSNSYGSPF; encoded by the exons ATGAAGTCTTTTATATTTTCTA CTATCGTCTACATTGTTGTGGCAGACAGTCGTTACGGATCCAATGGAAATGGTAACGGCTTCGGAGCTCCTCGTCCTCCCAGCAATGGGTATGCGCCCCCAAGTAACACATATGGCACGCCCTATGGAGTAGACCCCGAGATTGCTGCTTTGGCCGAGAACATTCCCGGAGGCGGCGTCCCCGGCGAGGACTACCCCATCTTGGCTTCTGTGCCCGACACCGGCTTTTCCTGTGATGCCGTAGCGGTGCAAGGTTATTACGCCGACACTGCAGCTGAAGCCGGCTGCCAGGTGTTCCATATCTGCCAGGACCGTGCCCTCAGGCGCCAACAGGACTCCTTCCTGTGCCCCAACGGTAccatcttcaaccagcagtacctggtatgtgaatggtggttcaacgtggactgtTCTCAGGCTGAGAGCTTCTACTCCGTCAACGAACTCATCGGAGTCGTTCCCAACGCCGGTTATGCTTATGCTGCCGCCACCAACGGCATCTCCCTTAATGGCAATGGATTTGGCTCAAATGGCAAGGGCAGGAATGGAAACGGTAACGGAAGAAACGGCAACGGAGGCAACAACGGCAACCAATATGGCGCTCCAGCAGCTCCTTCCAACTCGTACGGTTCCCCTTTCTAA